From a single Meles meles chromosome 21, mMelMel3.1 paternal haplotype, whole genome shotgun sequence genomic region:
- the LOC123934158 gene encoding zinc finger protein 394-like, with translation MSSSLTASQVTDAEAGAWMAAARSRVGAPSPRDGLLIVKVEEDSPEGQEPEASGDCQDSEKSRQRFRRFRYQEVAGPEEALNRLRELCRRWLRPEMHSKEQILELLVLEQFLSILPQELQAWVRRHCPQSGEKAAAAVRAFQRALDGASPQELVMVDNVAVSLTWEEWDHVDPAQRNFCQENTLKDCRNMVSLVSPSWPVPGIHSRCHSVSTCTPDSGSVLLSKCQHLGNRAIPTVDSSVSLTLEPLSYCNSSPLRHGGHMVI, from the exons ATGAGCTCGAGCTTGACCGCGAGTCAAGTCACTGACGCTGAGGCAGGAGCCTGGATGGCAGCTGCGAGGTCGAGGGTCGGCGCGCCGTCTCCGCGTGATGGACTTTTGATAGTGAAAGTGGAGGAAGACTCTCCCGAAGGTCAGGAGCCCGAAGCGTCCGGGGACTGTCAGGATTCGGAAAAGTCGCGACAACGTTTTAGGCGGTTCCGTTACCAGGAGGTGGCTGGACCCGAAGAGGCGCTAAACCGGCTTCGGGAACTTTGTCGCCGGTGGCTGAGACCCGAGATGCACTCAAAGGAGCAGATCCTGGAGCTGCTGGTGCTGGAGCAGTTCCTGAGCATCCTGCCCCAGGAGCTCCAGGCCTGGGTGCGGAGGCACTGCCCGCAGAGCGGGGAGAAGGCTGCGGCCGCCGTGCGCGCTTTTCAGAGAGCTCTGGATGGGGCTTCACCCCAG GAGTTGGTGATGGTTGACAATGTTGCTGTGTCTCTAACTTGGGAAGAGTGGGACCACGTGGACCCAGCTCAGAGGAACTTCTGCCAGGAGAACACCCTGAAGGACTGTAGAAACATGGTCTCATTGGTCTCTCCGA GCTGGCCAGTGCCAGGAATCCACAGCCGCTGTCACTCTGTGAGCACCTGCACTCCAGACTCTGGCTCTGTTCTGCTCAGCAAGTGCCAGCATCTGGGCAACAGAGCCATCCCCACTGTGGACTCTTCCGTGTCCCTGACCCTGGAGCCACTGTCCTACTGCAATTCCAGTCCCCTGCGCCATGGCGGGCACATGGTCATCTGA